The Coffea arabica cultivar ET-39 chromosome 6e, Coffea Arabica ET-39 HiFi, whole genome shotgun sequence genome contains the following window.
GAGCTTACCTTACCATTATGACTAATAAGTTAAAAAAGGTTGTTCCATTGTGTTTTTACTGATTATTTGTTGTCTTTTTGTCATGTTCATGCTTCTTCCTACGTAACTGTAGTTTCCATTATGTTGGGACTTCAAGGTAGTTCAAAAGTTTACCTGGAACCTATGACCCTCTcgaaatgattttttttaacttctttAAATTATGTCAGATTGCCTTTGAGTTATGTTTGGTCAATTTGCACAGTTTTCCGTATGTATGAAAGGATAGATGTAGTTGTACTTCTACTTCATAGAAGCACAACATATCTCTTTATTTGTAATATAGATGTTGTTCTTTTATTCCCACATCAAGGCTAGGAATTTGCTCTGCAAATTGATTTTCTggagatttcttttgttccttgCAAGTTAACATGCCATCTGCAATTAGGTTATGTTTTTCCTCTTTGGTCAGCCTTGATTCATTTATGTGCTTTGCATAATGTGTTTTCTTGTTTAATTTTGTAGGTGGCCGCTCTTATTCTGCAACTTGAAATTGACAATGTTGAGGTTGGCTCCACTAAAGGCATACAATCTCAAATAATGACGAAAGCACTAAGAAAATTCACTATTCATTGTCCATTCTTATACTCTTATCATATTTGTTAATCAGATTTGGGCTGCATTAGAATTTTTTGAGCGTTACATATTATGTTTGCATGGCAGCTGGGTTTATCATCTATGAATTTTCGCTGTCTAGGTGCGAGTAAATCTGAAGTTAGCCCAGGAAAATTGTCCAGCTGATCAGGTAACTTGTGGTGGGAATGCTTTACCATTTTATGTTGCTGTGCGTATGAAACTATTCAAGAAAGCTTTGCTAAAGACTCGGGATAAGGTAAATTTTCCATGCCAAACCTTCCACCATCTAATGGTGTTTTAACTTGAAGAAGAATGTTATCTGAGGTTCTGATTGTGGTATTTAACATTATCTCTTGAATCATATGCATGTTTGCGAGAACACTGTAGAATGTTATATGTACTTAAAATTGGTGTTACTACTGCAAGAAAGAAGGCTTTTCTAATATCTCATACAAATTAATTCTTAAATTTCAATTGCTAGTCTTTTGTTTGCCATTATAGTTTTTCTTGTAACCTGAGTATTGCTGAAAGATGTGATGTAACTGCAATGTTAAGAgagcattttctaggttttgaTATTCTTTCTTTGGCTTGATTAATATTTACAAGCTGAAGAGAACTTGTTTGAggtttgtcattttcttggcaCATGTCCACACTATGTTTAGTTCAAAAACTCTGTTAAGTTTCGTGTTTTCAGCTGCTCTGAAGAACTCTTACTGCTGATGGGATATTTATCTTGATCTTAACTGGTTGAATACTGTATTGTTCTATAGTTACTGGagaattttcatcaaataaCCTTTTAGATTTTCTTGGAACCATTGTGACCCTTTACTTTTCTCTGAATGAACAACATTTTAACATGTACACACAAGAAATAGGGGTCTAAGTGGATGAATAGTCATATGTATAATTTGGTGTTGTTAAGACCTGCTATAAAGTTCATGAATGAAAATAACACCTTAGGTTCAAGGCTATTTCTATCCAGGCCAGGAATAGGAACTATTTGCCGTAAAATGCCTTTAGAATACAATTCATTTTCTTCTGCCTTCTTAGGACGAAAATTTCTGAATAACAACTATCTCTGAGCTGCATTACCCATAGAAACATTAAATGCATATGAGAATGGTCTATTTCTTTGTTGATTTCTATGCTTTTTGCGATTGAGATCCTTCAAGGAGCTTTACATTCTCATGAGTTTTTATGCTGCTCAGGCTACTGGTCTTGGGATCTGTGTGAAAGTAATTAGGAATAAACTGGCACCTGCAATGACAAACGCTGAGCTGACAATAAAATTCAGGCGAGGTATCTGCTGTGAGTCTGAGATTTTGGAATTGGCTTGTGAGCATGGAATTATTTTGAACAAAGGTGGTAGCTATTTCATAGAAGGTAAAACTTTGAACACCCAAGAGGAAGCTGAAGATTTTCTTACTGCAAATTCTAGTGTGTTGGATCACATAGTTAAGAATTTGAGGTGTCAGTTATTTGAGAGGAAATCAAAGCCAAAGTAGATCTTGTCAAACTTTTATTGGCATCAAGCATTCAATAGCTCTGGAACTTGGCTAATCTCCCGAAATGTTTAACCCCGCACTAAAATGTAATTCATTGCGGAAACATGAGTAAGCAGCACATCAAGAATCAAGCATCGACAAGGGCTCAATTTCTGTAGAATACAAAATTCTTCCATACTTGATGCAGAGTTGAAAGAACGAAGGGTAGCTCAAGTGTTTGGTCTGATTGTGTCATATGCCCATTACCAGATGAATTAAATCGAAAGGATCTTGATCCGTTAGAATTTGTTGCATCAAGATTGTAGACAATTTAGCAAGGTAGAATATGCTGGTGAAACAGTTAGTTCTCCTGTATTTAAATACTGGCTGGGATTTTTGTGCGTTTCCTGCAAAGTTGAATGCTATCAGTCAGCCATTAGATTTTTACAAAGTCAAGGAAATAGCTTCTATGTATTATACGTTTTTGTTctctattttttcatttttactcAAATTTTTAGGTAATTATGTGGTACTGATCTGATGTTGTTTCTTGACCCCGTACTTACTTTGTACCATCAACAAGTACAATAGCATAGTgataatttttccattttaactTAATGAGAGTGCTAGCTGCCAgtatatttctttttccttcttgtaaTCCTTGTGTAAGAAATTGTCAAAGTTAATCGAATGttgttttgaaatatttgagtTTCCCAGTTACATTCTTTGTCTGATCTTCGTTCGTGATCTTTTTTCGAAATTTCAACTTTcttatttatgatttttcatgacAATGCTAGTAGTATTGAACTACTTTTTCCAACCTCTTCAAttcatgagtttttttttttttggaactttGATTAAACCTGTCCTTCAAGACATTGGTTCTTTACTTTTATAAACTTTAATTATTGGTAGATTGTTCGCTAAGTGCGCTAGCAATAATCTCTTGATTCTTCTGGTCTTGTGTTACATTTTTTTTCACTCCAGTTCCTTTATctttcaaataataataatatcctTGGATTTATAGGTATTTCACAGCTATTTATATTAAATTGGGCATACACATTTTTGTCTCTACCGCGCACAGCGCGGTAACGCCTCCTGTTTATATATAAAGTATCCAAGTAGGCCCTCCATATATGCACCTTGTACCTTTATTTTTTCCTTGTTGTAAAGACTTTGGACTATTATCActtgaattaatttttatatACTAATAGTATATACAGTGTCAATTTTACATAAATAATAACTGTACAAATTTTGAATTAGAAATTCTCCTTTGGGACATGTTTCATAAATCCAATGGTGATTGTGTCAGTACATATAAGATTTGCTCCAATCACTTTACCACACTAATGTTCTATGCTACTCTCAATTCATAAACGgtgtttcttatttttaatttttgtatcTAATGGCAACAATTAACACTATTCATATACCATAAGGGAGGGTGAGCCCAACTAGAATTGGATTAAGATTGTGGGTGAACCACCCGACCAAACAAGTGCACTGCCGCACTCTTTGAATAACAAAGGAAACACAATACTTTCTTGTAATGCACTACTTGGGGTTTGAAGTCCTAACCTTTCTAAGTCAAGCGAAAAGAATGGAGTTTGGTTGTCAAGTGAAAAGATATATTTAAtctttaaaattattatcactttactatCACCATAtctataataatattattaatttaCTCCCTAATATTATTTTCAAGGTGCTTTACCTCACCGTTAAACTAACTTAGCACATTGAAAGAttgtagacaaaaaaaaaaaccttcctCCCttgtataattaaaaataaaaaaattttcaaatggctctttttttttcaccctTGTGaatatcaacaaaaaaaaaagttaaaagtgATGAATGGATTAACAATTTATTATTCAATTCTCCCATAGCAATCTTTTCTACTAGTACAAGGATTCACACATAAAATTCTatgagtgattttttttttttattgttccaAATTGTGGTGGTTTTTGACTAGATACCAATTGTGTTATTTTTCAAGCCAGCCTGTAGTTCCATGTGAATTGGATCTCCTAGGGATAGCAAAATGACAAGTATCAGGTGGGGGGAAAGGACCCAGTATGATTAGGGTTCGATGCGGTTTGGTCCAGTTGTTATACTTTTTATATAATTTAGTGTATAATTACATTACACTATTTTACTAGATTAAAAGTGGTGGACATAGATAAAATATTTGGACATATATTCAGTACAACATTATACTATAATTGTATACCAAAAATTTGAACATGTATAATGATTGAATGAAACCACACAAAATACAGCCGCATTAAGTCCTTGTCCATGAGACGGGAAAGCGTTGCCAAATGACTCCTCCCATCCGTTACCCAGCCTCGCACCTCTATAGCTACTCTAGGTGACCATTGCAGCTAGCTGAAGACAAATATTACTACCATATTAGTAAAAAAGCAAGCAATAGGCAAAAACAGACAGCTTGTTAGTGCTAAAGgatggaaaacaaaaggtatGTTGtggaagaaagaaacaaatgagagaaagaaaagagaaaaagggttTTAGATTAATTGGTTTCTTAAAGTTTCGAATATTCGGTGTCATATGTTTAAGATATAAACAAAATTAGAATATATAAACTAACTTACAAAACAAATTATGATGGTAAATATAGAGAATTAATCAAGAGTTTTAGtctaattattaattaatatttattgttattagattatataaatatatataaccTATATGATgtttatttatattaattaagTGGGGGATGGAGCGGGGGTATCTTATCCCTGCCTCTAACCCATTTAAAGTTTGGGGGAGGGGAGAGGAGCGGGGAATTTTTCTCCCCACCCTATTACTCCCCCACAAGCAATCTAGATTTGATGATGAATATCTTCCTCTCTCAAAATAACCTAGCAATTTGGGGTGTCATTTGAACTTTTTTATATATGGATTTGCTGTGAATAACGTAGCTTTGTTTATCTCTTAAAAAATGAAGCTCTATATTGGTAATTGTGTTTTTCCTCCTTCTCTAAAAGCAGTTGGGAGAGACTGAGTTTACAGTTTTGCTGGTGGACCAAACCGATGCAAGTTTTTTCATACCTTGGCCAATTATCTTGGCTCTGCAAACACAACATACCATGATACCAAAACCTATCTTTATCTCTTCATCTGGCCATCTCGTCCCTGatatcttttttaattttttccttacACTAATCaaactaaattaaaattaaactaAGCATTGTTGTTAGCTATGTTTGAAAGTTGAAACTTGGATGGGACAACAACTCGGTCGAGATCAAAGGTTAGGCGTCAATGGACTCAATTGAGGTCAGGTCGGTCATAGAGTGACATTATCATgatgtcatatatatatatatgtgtgtgtgtatgtgtatatattaattttatataagTAAATAACATGGAAAATGATTATAAATGTAGAAGTTATTCATTTTAACGGTCATATTCCTTGCCCATCAAATTCATAAAAGACAACTTAATAGCAAACTCAACAAATGATAAATCAATATCAATTACTTAATACGAATTTTaaataaaacacaaaaatcaagttttttatttaattgGTTTACGTTTTTAAGATTCAAATGCACATTGTAAATTTTTTCAAGAGTATAAGTCTTGAACAAATTGAGACTCATTTGTAAAAATATAAAGGTTAATGTTGCATATAGAAGTTTGGGAgttatttgttattatttaaaACATCAGCGGTTCAAACCCAATTATTTAAAaagttttaaacttaaaaggcaATATCTTGTGATGCTTCATCCACTCATCATTCATCATCATCAACATCAAATGACAGGTTCTAGGCTCCACTTTTCTCagcattcttttccttttctttttttttcttctattttttgacgatttcatttttcaatttcttaATGAGGCTAGACCAATCTTCCCTTTCTTCATTTTAATTCTCTgttgttctttttcttctatCTTCTGTTTTAGATTATGGATCTTGGAAGATGACAATCATAGGTTTTTAAATCtatattttcttccttttcttgctaTTTTGTTGATACTTTTCCTTTGTAATTTCAAACGTCTTATCTGATTGTTAGAGAGATGGCATTAGGATTTAGAAATGAAGAGAACATAGAAAAAATGAGAAATCCATAGTTATAAACAAAAAAGTCAGTAAAAAAGGGAATGAATAAATCCCGATTTTTATCGATTTTGTTGGTTTGCAGCGGAACTCGACTTTTTACTAGATTTAACCGAACTTTTGCCAAGAGTTTCTTGGAATAGACTCAGTTAGGAAGCCTAATGATTCCTAGTTCAATCGATCGAATCAGTCGATTTGGTCCAAATTTAGAAACACGGGTCATTAGAGATTATCTCCTATCCTTACTATCATGCTTCACTaaatttcttcctcttttttgcTTTTCCAAGGAAAACactaatctttttcttctttatatCTCGAAATATGGTTTCTTCACTTAGTCCTGTGTAGAAACTTCTTGGcatcctcttttatttttcgtaatttttcttcatcatttttatttgaattttacaaatttATAGTTTTGCACCCTTTTCTGATGGATTttttttatatgtatatttctttttgcATGGAAGATGAAAATTCATTATCAATGCTTTGAGAGAAATTTCAACCATATGACCTTCTTTTTTGAACAAGAATAATCCTTCCATTTTCAGCCTCAATTCCATCTTTAACTCTAGGATATTCATTGATGTGATTCTTAATCACATGAAGGCTTCTCGAGAGAAATCATTTGATAGCCCCACGGTGGGC
Protein-coding sequences here:
- the LOC113696597 gene encoding DNA repair protein recA homolog 2, mitochondrial-like produces the protein MVDTLTRNKSIAVVVVDSVAALILQLEIDNVEVRVNLKLAQENCPADQVTCGGNALPFYVAVRMKLFKKALLKTRDKATGLGICVKVIRNKLAPAMTNAELTIKFRRGICCESEILELACEHGIILNKGGSYFIEGKTLNTQEEAEDFLTANSSVLDHIVKNLRCQLFERKSKPK